A DNA window from Fusobacterium sp. FSA-380-WT-3A contains the following coding sequences:
- a CDS encoding TrkA family potassium uptake protein — MKQYLVIGLGSFGINVARTLYESGEEVVGIDINETIVQEAINNDYLENALVLDATDEVQLKKLDVQSFDVVFICVGFIEPSIMITLNMKEIGVKKIIVKAINGKHRKLLEKIGADQVIYPEEYMGKRTALVAMEPNMIEHLRFSQDFLLVEVKAPLEFLGKNFIELDIRKNYNINVIGIKKISGKFIPNPTATTIIEKDDTLIVVTDTKSANKISNILKKEYKED, encoded by the coding sequence ATGAAACAATACTTAGTAATAGGATTAGGAAGTTTTGGAATAAATGTTGCTAGAACTTTGTATGAGTCAGGAGAGGAAGTAGTAGGAATAGATATAAATGAAACAATAGTTCAAGAAGCTATAAATAATGATTATTTAGAAAATGCCTTGGTACTAGATGCTACAGACGAAGTTCAATTAAAAAAATTAGATGTACAAAGTTTTGATGTTGTGTTTATTTGTGTTGGATTTATAGAACCAAGTATAATGATAACACTTAATATGAAAGAAATAGGAGTAAAAAAGATAATAGTGAAAGCTATTAATGGAAAACATAGAAAATTATTGGAAAAAATAGGTGCTGACCAAGTTATTTATCCTGAAGAATATATGGGGAAAAGAACAGCTTTAGTAGCTATGGAGCCTAATATGATAGAACATCTTAGATTCTCACAAGATTTTTTATTGGTAGAGGTTAAGGCACCATTAGAATTTTTAGGAAAAAATTTCATTGAATTGGATATTAGAAAAAATTATAATATAAATGTAATAGGAATAAAGAAAATTTCAGGAAAATTTATTCCAAATCCAACAGCAACAACAATCATAGAAAAAGATGATACATTAATAGTGGTTACAGATACAAAATCTGCAAATAAAATCAGTAATATATTAAAAAAAGAATACAAAGAAGATTAA
- a CDS encoding TrkH family potassium uptake protein produces MKKVNFFKRLSLSRKLILGFMVTIIVGTFLLMLPISTTSGEGLDFLTALFTITSAVCVTGLSVIDISKVLSIPGQLFLLIFIQLGGLGIMTFSSFIFLLIKKKITYEEKELLKEERNIENIGGILKFLRKIIITVIIIEGVGAFFLTIKFLEEMPLKEAIYFGIFHSISAFCNAGFSLFTTGLEKYSDSIIINLTIAYLIIIGGLGFGVIDSLIKCIRYKNKKLHLTAKVAILVSCFLTFLGMILFYVFERNNLGTIGNLDLGHQIIASFFQSVTTRTAGFNTVPMGNLQSSSIFLFCILMFIGASPGSTGGGIKTTTIGVLIFYVYSIIKKREHTVIFNRRIDWEVMNRAIAILIISLMYVIIIIMIMLTIENFKPEDIIFEVVSAFGTVGLSVGITPNLGVISKILIICTMFLGRLGPMTFALAFGGTKKIEKIIYPKENIIVG; encoded by the coding sequence ATGAAGAAAGTAAATTTTTTTAAAAGATTATCCCTTTCTAGAAAATTAATATTGGGATTTATGGTAACTATAATAGTGGGAACTTTTTTATTAATGTTACCAATTTCTACTACTTCAGGAGAAGGGTTAGATTTTTTAACAGCTTTATTTACTATAACTTCGGCAGTTTGTGTAACTGGATTATCTGTGATAGATATAAGTAAGGTCCTTAGTATACCAGGACAATTATTTTTACTTATTTTTATTCAATTAGGTGGATTAGGTATAATGACCTTTTCTTCATTCATTTTTTTGTTAATAAAAAAGAAAATTACATATGAAGAAAAAGAATTGTTAAAAGAAGAAAGAAATATAGAAAATATAGGTGGAATATTAAAATTTTTAAGAAAAATTATAATTACAGTTATTATAATTGAAGGAGTAGGAGCTTTCTTTTTAACTATTAAGTTTTTAGAAGAGATGCCTTTGAAAGAGGCAATATATTTTGGGATATTTCATAGTATATCTGCTTTTTGTAATGCTGGATTTAGTTTATTTACAACAGGATTAGAGAAATATTCAGATTCTATTATAATAAATTTAACAATAGCATATTTAATTATAATTGGTGGATTAGGATTTGGAGTAATTGATTCCTTAATAAAATGTATTAGATATAAAAATAAAAAATTACATTTAACAGCTAAAGTAGCAATATTAGTATCTTGTTTCCTAACTTTTTTAGGAATGATTTTGTTTTATGTATTTGAAAGAAATAATCTAGGAACGATTGGAAATTTAGATTTAGGACATCAAATAATAGCTTCATTTTTCCAAAGTGTTACTACAAGAACAGCGGGATTTAATACAGTTCCAATGGGAAATCTTCAAAGTTCTTCAATTTTTTTATTTTGTATTTTGATGTTTATAGGTGCATCTCCAGGTTCTACTGGTGGAGGGATAAAAACTACAACAATAGGGGTTTTAATATTTTATGTATATTCTATAATAAAGAAAAGAGAACATACAGTTATTTTTAATAGAAGAATAGACTGGGAAGTTATGAATAGAGCTATAGCCATATTGATTATCTCTCTTATGTATGTTATTATAATAATAATGATAATGTTAACAATTGAAAATTTTAAACCTGAAGATATAATTTTTGAAGTAGTTTCAGCTTTTGGAACAGTTGGATTAAGTGTAGGGATAACACCTAATTTAGGAGTAATTTCAAAAATTTTAATAATATGTACAATGTTTTTAGGAAGATTAGGACCAATGACTTTTGCACTTGCTTTTGGTGGAACTAAAAAAATTGAAAAAATTATTTATCCAAAAGAAAATATTATAGTCGGATAG
- the rpsO gene encoding 30S ribosomal protein S15, giving the protein MKTKAELIKEFGKNEKDTGSTEVQIAILTEEIKHLTEHLKVHNKDFHSRLGLLKKVGHRKRLLNYLASRDIEGYRALIAKLEIRK; this is encoded by the coding sequence ATGAAAACTAAAGCAGAATTAATTAAAGAATTTGGTAAAAATGAAAAAGATACTGGTTCTACAGAAGTACAAATCGCAATATTAACAGAGGAAATTAAACACTTAACTGAACACTTAAAAGTTCATAATAAAGATTTCCATTCAAGATTAGGATTACTTAAAAAAGTAGGACACAGAAAAAGATTATTAAATTACTTAGCTTCTAGAGATATAGAAGGATACAGAGCTCTAATTGCTAAATTAGAAATTAGAAAATAA
- the ftsH gene encoding ATP-dependent zinc metalloprotease FtsH codes for MLNERKEYENEELEEIKPSFKEEKEEKNEKSDSSKEEKQEEEKSEETLKEEKKEKTKIEETIEERREELKSRLSSGMKNVKKGKFNFKGLIMLIFVVTLLMSLPSIMKSEKTIPTTTVSYTEFVSNVKDKKIDFVEEREGYIYGYYGSEENLQGYKTRLITDRLGHDRELVKILEDNKIKVESLPPHEMPLLLSLLASWFPMLLLIGVWVFMLGRMNKGSGGPQIFNMGKSKAKENREEISNVTFKDVAGIDEAKQELKEVVQFLREPEKFRKVGAKIPKGVLLLGSPGTGKTLLAKAVAGEAKVPFFSMSGSEFVEMFVGVGASRVRDLFSKARKSAPCIVFIDEIDAVGRKRGSGQGGGNDEREQTLNQLLVEMDGFGTEETIIVLAATNRPDVLDRALRRPGRFDRQVFVDSPDIKGRKEILEVHARGKKFAKDVNFDTIAKKTVGLVGADLANLLNEAAILAARDGRQEITMADLEEASEKIEMGPEKKSKVVPEHEKIKTAYHEAGHAVINYLYLNDTDPVHKVTIIPRGAAGGYTMALPEEDRHYYSKEWFINKMKMCYGGRAADELVSNELTTGASQDIKVATSIAHGIVTKYGMNEKFGPILLDGTNEGDVFQQKYYSDVTGKEVDEEIIKLVKETYRETVQALIDNRDKLDALAMALCERETIMREEFEALMRGEKLEPLNKEDEGISVDELIDENLTIEEIKNLSEEKNHQNN; via the coding sequence ATGTTAAATGAAAGAAAAGAGTATGAAAATGAGGAATTAGAAGAGATAAAACCATCTTTTAAAGAAGAAAAAGAAGAAAAAAATGAGAAAAGTGATTCATCAAAAGAAGAAAAACAAGAAGAAGAAAAATCAGAAGAAACATTAAAAGAAGAGAAAAAAGAAAAAACTAAAATAGAAGAAACCATAGAAGAAAGAAGAGAGGAATTAAAATCAAGACTTTCTTCTGGAATGAAAAATGTAAAAAAAGGTAAGTTTAATTTTAAAGGGCTAATAATGTTAATATTTGTAGTAACATTATTAATGTCATTACCAAGTATAATGAAAAGTGAAAAAACTATTCCTACAACAACAGTGTCTTATACAGAGTTTGTTTCAAATGTAAAAGATAAAAAAATAGATTTTGTTGAAGAGAGAGAAGGATATATTTATGGATATTATGGTAGTGAAGAAAATCTTCAAGGATATAAAACAAGATTAATCACAGATAGATTAGGTCATGACAGAGAGTTGGTAAAAATCTTAGAAGATAACAAAATAAAAGTAGAATCATTACCTCCACATGAAATGCCATTATTATTAAGTTTACTAGCTTCTTGGTTCCCAATGCTTTTATTGATAGGAGTATGGGTATTTATGCTAGGAAGAATGAATAAAGGTAGTGGAGGACCTCAAATATTTAATATGGGGAAATCTAAAGCCAAAGAAAATAGAGAAGAAATTTCAAATGTAACATTTAAAGATGTTGCTGGAATAGATGAAGCAAAACAAGAATTAAAAGAGGTTGTTCAATTTTTAAGAGAACCAGAAAAATTTAGAAAAGTAGGAGCTAAAATACCAAAAGGAGTATTATTATTGGGAAGTCCTGGTACAGGAAAAACTTTATTAGCTAAAGCAGTAGCTGGAGAAGCTAAAGTTCCATTTTTCAGTATGTCAGGTTCTGAATTTGTAGAAATGTTTGTTGGAGTTGGAGCTTCAAGAGTAAGAGACTTATTCTCTAAAGCAAGAAAATCAGCTCCTTGTATAGTATTTATAGATGAGATAGATGCTGTGGGAAGAAAAAGAGGTTCAGGACAAGGTGGAGGAAATGATGAGAGAGAACAAACTCTTAATCAATTACTTGTTGAGATGGATGGATTTGGTACTGAAGAGACTATTATAGTTTTAGCAGCAACAAATAGACCAGATGTATTAGATAGAGCTTTAAGAAGACCAGGAAGATTTGATAGACAAGTTTTTGTAGATTCTCCAGATATAAAAGGAAGAAAAGAAATATTAGAAGTACATGCTAGAGGAAAGAAATTTGCTAAAGATGTTAATTTTGATACAATAGCTAAGAAAACAGTTGGTCTTGTTGGAGCTGATTTAGCAAACTTATTAAATGAAGCAGCTATATTAGCAGCAAGAGATGGAAGACAAGAGATAACAATGGCAGATTTAGAAGAAGCTTCTGAAAAAATAGAAATGGGACCAGAGAAAAAATCAAAAGTAGTTCCAGAGCATGAAAAGATAAAGACAGCTTATCATGAAGCTGGACATGCTGTAATAAACTATTTATATCTAAATGATACTGATCCTGTTCATAAGGTAACAATTATACCAAGAGGGGCAGCTGGTGGATATACAATGGCTTTACCAGAAGAAGATAGACATTATTATTCAAAAGAATGGTTTATTAATAAAATGAAAATGTGTTATGGTGGTAGAGCAGCTGATGAATTGGTTTCTAATGAATTAACAACAGGAGCTAGTCAAGATATAAAAGTAGCTACAAGCATAGCTCATGGAATTGTAACAAAATATGGTATGAATGAAAAATTTGGACCAATTTTATTAGATGGAACAAATGAAGGAGATGTTTTCCAACAAAAATACTATAGTGATGTAACAGGAAAAGAAGTTGACGAAGAAATTATAAAACTTGTGAAAGAAACTTATAGAGAAACTGTTCAAGCATTAATTGATAATAGAGATAAATTAGATGCTTTAGCAATGGCTCTTTGTGAAAGAGAAACAATAATGAGAGAAGAATTTGAAGCTCTTATGAGAGGGGAAAAATTAGAACCTTTAAATAAAGAGGACGAAGGAATCTCTGTAGATGAATTAATTGATGAAAATTTAACAATAGAAGAAATAAAAAATCTTAGTGAAGAAAAAAATCATCAAAATAATTAA
- the tilS gene encoding tRNA lysidine(34) synthetase TilS has translation MSIIDKVIERIKESKMIEKNDRIVMGCSGGPDSIFLLEVLLKIRKEYNLTLALAHINHLYRGEEALRDERFVKSLGEKYNIPVFVRQKSMEALSIEKKITLEEAGREIRYSFFDEVLSKINGNKVALAHNLDDQVETFLFRLIRGASFEGLEGIIDVREKFIRPINEVYKSEIVEYLDTNMIEYKIDSTNLENNYTRNSIRLDLIPFIENKYNPKFKEKIFNFIKEIREVNELLDINYDNYIKDNQINVKDLLKENVYIVKKIMNYYLNINNLKSSRNKIEGIISILNVGGTKKIKLDKYYTLIKEYDKIYITLNKKDEKKVKETVLKIPGKVEYGDYILEATIQNEDFKGGEEEFVTNLKKDDILIIRSRKSGDSILLKGMENYKKVKDIFVNLKIPREERENIPIIVHKKINGLEEIVWIAGIRKSKNYFFTLKEREKIVLKLRRKYSGG, from the coding sequence ATGAGCATAATTGATAAAGTAATAGAAAGAATAAAAGAAAGTAAAATGATAGAAAAAAATGATAGAATAGTTATGGGATGTTCAGGAGGTCCAGATTCTATATTTTTATTGGAAGTTCTTTTAAAAATAAGAAAAGAATATAATCTTACTTTAGCATTAGCTCATATAAATCACCTTTATAGAGGAGAAGAAGCTCTTAGAGATGAAAGATTTGTAAAATCTTTAGGAGAAAAATATAATATCCCTGTTTTTGTTAGACAAAAAAGTATGGAAGCTCTTTCTATAGAAAAGAAGATAACTTTAGAAGAAGCAGGAAGAGAGATAAGATATTCATTTTTTGATGAAGTTTTAAGTAAAATAAATGGAAATAAAGTAGCATTAGCTCATAATTTAGATGACCAAGTAGAAACTTTTTTATTTAGACTTATAAGAGGAGCTTCTTTTGAAGGATTAGAAGGAATAATAGATGTAAGAGAGAAATTCATAAGACCTATAAATGAAGTATATAAAAGTGAGATAGTTGAATATTTAGATACAAATATGATAGAATATAAAATAGATTCAACAAACTTAGAAAATAATTATACAAGAAATAGTATAAGACTAGATTTAATTCCTTTTATAGAAAATAAATATAATCCTAAATTTAAAGAGAAAATTTTTAATTTTATAAAAGAGATAAGAGAAGTTAATGAGCTGCTAGATATAAATTATGATAATTATATAAAAGATAATCAAATTAATGTGAAAGACTTATTAAAAGAAAATGTATATATTGTAAAAAAAATTATGAACTATTATTTAAATATAAATAATTTAAAAAGTTCTCGTAATAAAATAGAAGGGATAATATCTATTTTAAATGTAGGTGGTACAAAAAAAATAAAATTAGATAAATACTATACTCTAATCAAAGAGTATGATAAAATATATATAACTTTAAACAAAAAAGATGAAAAAAAAGTCAAAGAAACGGTATTGAAAATACCTGGAAAAGTAGAGTATGGGGACTATATACTTGAAGCTACGATACAAAATGAAGACTTTAAAGGGGGAGAAGAAGAATTTGTAACAAATCTAAAAAAGGATGATATTCTTATAATAAGAAGTAGAAAATCAGGAGATTCCATTTTATTAAAAGGAATGGAAAATTACAAAAAAGTAAAGGATATATTTGTTAATTTAAAAATTCCAAGAGAAGAAAGAGAAAATATTCCTATAATAGTTCATAAAAAAATAAATGGACTTGAAGAAATAGTTTGGATAGCAGGAATAAGAAAAAGCAAAAATTATTTTTTTACTTTAAAAGAAAGAGAAAAAATAGTACTAAAATTGAGGAGGAAATATAGTGGAGGATAA
- a CDS encoding B12-binding domain-containing radical SAM protein, translating into MKNILVGINSKYVHTNLAIRYLKKYVEQNSNEKIKIYESSINNNIQKIIRDIIEEKPENIFFSVYIWNVEMVFKIVKEIRKVLTKEKIYLGGPEVSYNPTEILEKNKEIDGILVGEGENILLNLLTKNIEEVKGIYYRNNNKIIFNGYEPLIENLDIIPFPYEDSELEDVHKIVYYESSRGCPFNCSYCMSSIDKTVRYFSLDRTKKDLKKFIDIGTRLVKFVDRTFNLDKKRYLEIWKFLLENYRENITFHFEINANIFDDEVLAFLKKVPRKLFQFEIGVQTINEDTMRIINRKNDLEKLFHNVTAINKNIHLHLDLIAGLPYENYETFKKSFDYVYNTKCEMIQLGFLKMLEGTEMKANGHKYNYKYLDFPPYEVISNDFISYEELCKLKDIEEVLDFYYNSQKFLKSLDFVVKNFFESPFDFFESIGEFYKNKGYLEIAHREIAIFNNFVEYYKKIGFPKLDEFLEYLKFDYLFLGKPGYYPEWIKEEKDKELYKNIIEKMEFKSSREAHKSTELEKFSINMETDKKEDVYVFFEYTKDGTKYRIIK; encoded by the coding sequence ATGAAAAATATTTTAGTTGGGATTAATAGTAAATATGTGCATACAAATTTAGCTATAAGATACTTAAAAAAATATGTTGAACAAAATTCAAATGAAAAAATAAAAATATATGAAAGTAGTATAAATAATAATATACAAAAAATTATAAGAGATATAATAGAAGAAAAACCAGAAAATATATTTTTTTCAGTATATATTTGGAATGTTGAAATGGTTTTTAAGATTGTTAAAGAGATTAGAAAAGTTTTAACAAAGGAAAAAATCTATTTAGGTGGTCCAGAAGTAAGTTATAATCCAACTGAAATTTTAGAAAAAAATAAAGAGATAGATGGAATTTTAGTAGGAGAAGGAGAGAATATTCTATTAAATCTTCTAACAAAAAATATAGAAGAAGTAAAAGGAATTTATTATAGAAATAATAATAAAATTATATTTAATGGATATGAGCCATTAATAGAAAACTTAGATATTATACCTTTTCCTTATGAAGATTCAGAATTAGAAGATGTACATAAAATAGTATATTATGAATCATCAAGAGGTTGTCCTTTTAATTGCTCATATTGTATGTCTTCTATAGATAAAACTGTAAGATATTTTTCTTTGGATAGGACAAAAAAAGATTTAAAAAAATTTATTGATATAGGAACAAGACTTGTAAAATTTGTAGATAGAACTTTTAATCTTGATAAAAAGAGATATTTAGAAATTTGGAAATTTTTATTAGAAAATTATAGAGAAAATATAACTTTCCATTTTGAAATAAATGCTAATATTTTTGATGATGAAGTATTGGCTTTTTTGAAAAAAGTACCTAGAAAATTATTTCAATTTGAAATTGGAGTTCAGACAATAAACGAAGATACAATGAGAATAATTAATAGAAAAAATGATTTAGAAAAATTATTTCATAATGTAACAGCGATAAATAAAAATATACATTTACATTTAGATTTAATAGCAGGTCTTCCTTATGAAAATTATGAAACTTTTAAAAAATCTTTTGATTATGTTTATAATACAAAATGTGAGATGATACAGTTAGGTTTTCTAAAAATGTTAGAAGGAACAGAAATGAAAGCTAATGGACATAAATATAATTATAAGTATTTGGACTTTCCACCTTATGAAGTAATATCTAATGATTTTATTTCTTATGAAGAATTATGTAAGTTAAAAGATATAGAGGAAGTTTTAGATTTTTATTATAACTCTCAGAAGTTTTTAAAATCTTTAGATTTTGTGGTAAAAAATTTCTTTGAAAGTCCTTTTGATTTTTTTGAAAGTATAGGAGAGTTTTATAAAAATAAGGGGTATTTAGAAATAGCTCATAGAGAAATAGCTATTTTTAATAATTTTGTAGAATATTATAAAAAAATTGGATTTCCAAAACTAGATGAATTTTTAGAATATTTAAAATTCGATTATTTATTCTTGGGAAAACCAGGTTATTATCCTGAGTGGATAAAAGAAGAGAAAGATAAGGAATTATATAAAAATATTATAGAAAAGATGGAGTTTAAATCTTCTAGAGAGGCACATAAGTCAACAGAGTTAGAAAAATTTTCTATTAATATGGAAACAGATAAAAAAGAAGATGTATATGTATTCTTTGAATATACAAAAGATGGAACAAAATATAGAATTATAAAATAG
- the mltG gene encoding endolytic transglycosylase MltG, translating to MKKFFKFPLIIVPSFICVILIVLSFLFYQLTEKKYYDEIVEIKSGDRILPILTKLYPEKKDYFRGYLKIKSGGKKIKAGYYQLKGNYSVIGLVNLLEEGRDKMFSVTIQEGLTVNEVIDKLEKDKRIDREKFITELKNVDFPYPTPNGNFEGYFYPDTYFIPENSNEKTIIKAFLNEFLEKFPPEKYPNKEDFYNKLILASIIEREAVKKEEKPIISSVFHNRLKIDMALASDATVNYLYNYTKRKMYYKDLEVDSPYNTYKYKGLPPGPIGNPDKLSIDAAFNPANTPYYFFVASGGGAHHFTETYEEHLQFQRENLMNGDKK from the coding sequence ATAAAAAAGTTTTTTAAATTTCCATTAATTATAGTTCCAAGCTTTATATGTGTAATTTTGATAGTTTTAAGTTTTTTATTTTATCAATTAACAGAGAAAAAATATTATGATGAAATAGTAGAGATAAAATCTGGTGATAGAATATTACCTATATTAACAAAACTTTATCCAGAGAAAAAAGATTATTTTAGAGGATATTTAAAAATTAAAAGTGGTGGTAAAAAGATAAAAGCAGGATATTATCAATTAAAAGGAAATTATTCTGTTATAGGATTAGTTAATTTACTAGAAGAAGGAAGAGATAAAATGTTTTCTGTAACTATTCAAGAAGGATTAACTGTGAATGAAGTAATAGATAAATTAGAAAAAGATAAGAGAATAGATAGAGAGAAATTTATAACAGAATTAAAAAATGTAGATTTTCCATATCCAACTCCAAATGGAAATTTTGAAGGATATTTCTATCCAGATACTTATTTTATTCCAGAAAATTCAAATGAAAAAACAATTATAAAGGCATTCTTAAATGAATTTTTAGAGAAGTTTCCACCAGAAAAATATCCAAATAAAGAGGATTTTTATAATAAACTTATACTAGCCTCAATAATAGAGAGAGAAGCAGTAAAAAAAGAGGAGAAACCTATAATTTCTTCTGTATTTCATAATAGATTAAAAATAGATATGGCTTTAGCTTCAGATGCAACAGTAAATTATCTATATAATTATACAAAAAGAAAAATGTATTATAAAGATTTAGAGGTAGATTCTCCATATAATACATATAAATATAAAGGACTTCCACCAGGACCAATAGGAAATCCTGATAAATTATCTATTGATGCTGCTTTTAATCCAGCAAATACTCCTTATTATTTCTTTGTAGCTTCTGGAGGAGGAGCTCATCATTTTACAGAAACTTATGAGGAACATTTACAATTTCAAAGAGAAAATCTTATGAATGGAGATAAAAAATAA
- a CDS encoding DEAD/DEAH box helicase, translating into MSKLEKFKELGLSDKTLKALSKKGFEEPSPIQSLTIPVLLKGEKDVIGQAQTGTGKTAAFALPILEKIEKSTGKIRAIILAPTRELAIQVAEETNSFAFGRSLKVVPVYGGQSIELQIRQVKKGVDIVVGTPGRVLDLIDRKLLKLDEIDYFILDEADEMLNMGFIEDIEKILSYTKANKRMLFFSATMPKEILKIAENHMRPGYEVLKVETKELTTNLTDQIYFEVKQKDKFEALCRIIDLEPDFYGIVFCRTKNDVNELAGKLNDRGYDAGELHGDITQNYRETTLKRFKDKKLTILVATDVAARGIDVNDLTHVVNYSVPQEAESYVHRIGRTGRAGKEGTAITFITPSEYKRLLQIKRITKTDIRKEKIPGIKDVIISRKYRIKESVKTEIQEGNIDNFVEMAKDLLKEGTPEEIIASLLKINYEDVLDSSNYNEIEEATVDKTGKTRLFIALGRVDKITPKKIVDLIAKESKIDRDKIKNVEVYENFSFMNVPFAEAEYILDIFKKQKKGRKPLVEKAKVKTTEEEKSEEATPKKRGRKPKSEVEEKKIISKKNSSKDSASSEKPKKTRKKKAEGSTKK; encoded by the coding sequence ATGAGTAAGTTAGAAAAATTTAAAGAGCTTGGTTTAAGTGATAAAACTTTAAAAGCTCTATCAAAAAAAGGATTTGAAGAACCAAGTCCAATTCAATCGTTAACAATACCTGTTCTATTAAAAGGAGAAAAAGATGTAATAGGGCAAGCTCAAACAGGAACAGGAAAAACAGCAGCTTTTGCTTTACCAATACTTGAAAAAATAGAAAAAAGTACAGGAAAGATAAGAGCTATAATATTAGCTCCAACAAGAGAATTAGCTATACAAGTGGCAGAAGAAACAAATTCTTTTGCTTTTGGAAGAAGTTTAAAAGTGGTACCTGTTTATGGAGGTCAATCTATAGAATTACAAATTAGACAGGTAAAAAAAGGTGTAGATATAGTTGTTGGAACTCCAGGAAGAGTTTTAGATTTAATAGATAGAAAACTTTTAAAATTAGATGAAATAGATTATTTTATTCTTGACGAAGCTGATGAGATGCTTAATATGGGATTTATAGAGGATATTGAAAAAATATTAAGTTATACAAAAGCAAACAAAAGAATGTTATTTTTCTCAGCTACAATGCCAAAAGAGATTTTAAAAATAGCTGAAAATCACATGAGACCAGGTTATGAAGTTTTAAAAGTTGAGACAAAGGAGCTTACAACAAATTTAACAGACCAAATTTATTTTGAAGTTAAACAAAAAGATAAATTTGAAGCTCTATGTAGAATTATAGACTTAGAACCTGATTTTTATGGAATAGTTTTCTGTAGAACTAAAAATGATGTAAATGAACTAGCTGGAAAATTAAATGATAGAGGTTATGATGCTGGAGAATTACATGGAGATATAACTCAAAACTATAGAGAAACTACTTTAAAAAGATTTAAAGATAAAAAACTTACTATATTAGTGGCTACAGATGTTGCAGCTAGAGGAATAGATGTTAATGATTTAACTCATGTTGTAAACTACTCAGTTCCACAAGAAGCAGAAAGTTATGTTCATAGAATAGGAAGAACAGGAAGAGCTGGAAAAGAAGGAACTGCTATAACTTTTATAACTCCATCTGAATATAAAAGATTACTTCAAATAAAAAGAATAACTAAAACAGATATTAGAAAAGAAAAAATTCCTGGAATAAAAGATGTCATAATTTCAAGAAAATATAGAATAAAAGAAAGTGTAAAAACTGAAATTCAAGAAGGAAATATAGATAATTTTGTAGAAATGGCTAAAGATTTATTAAAAGAGGGAACTCCAGAAGAAATAATAGCTTCTCTTTTAAAGATAAACTATGAGGATGTTTTAGATAGTTCAAATTATAATGAAATTGAAGAAGCAACTGTTGATAAAACAGGAAAAACGAGATTGTTTATAGCCTTAGGAAGAGTAGATAAGATTACTCCTAAGAAAATAGTTGATTTAATTGCAAAAGAATCGAAGATTGATAGAGATAAAATAAAAAATGTAGAAGTTTATGAAAACTTCTCATTTATGAATGTTCCTTTTGCTGAAGCTGAATATATTTTAGATATATTTAAGAAACAGAAAAAAGGAAGAAAGCCTTTAGTAGAAAAAGCAAAAGTAAAAACTACTGAAGAAGAAAAATCTGAAGAAGCAACACCTAAAAAAAGAGGAAGAAAGCCAAAATCAGAAGTAGAAGAGAAGAAAATAATAAGTAAGAAAAACTCTTCCAAAGATTCTGCTTCTAGTGAAAAACCTAAAAAAACTAGAAAGAAAAAAGCAGAAGGTAGTACAAAAAAATAA